One region of Drosophila kikkawai strain 14028-0561.14 chromosome 2R, DkikHiC1v2, whole genome shotgun sequence genomic DNA includes:
- the LOC108077939 gene encoding uncharacterized protein, with protein MPGYQIKEFEAFMGIPFAQPPVGALRLKNPVAAVAWEGVLEAGTARDGCLQRSYFSEDWDVMGVEDCLYLNVYRPKERDGDPLPVMVYIHSGGFFSGTAHPVASGPEYLMDTGKVIMVTISYRLGPFGFLSTGDNNMPGNFGLKDQRMALQWVQQHIEAFGGDPQSVTIFGHSAGGISAHLHMLSPSSKGLFHRAMSLTGTMFIPAMRILKDPLGQARQLAQVVGIDQAESLGSQDLAQALRDACPMKLLKSVDSLKIWDNLPQISCLPVLESEGSPDAFLIEDPLKAHLAGRINQVPWLLGVNSRAGEGSLFLLRAFKDQTRREEFNEKFLEHMALVLNLPEGTPAEMVNDILAAYDFQGEMSLNNDTMLALAEISGDFNFYYPFYETISSYAGYANLGKNPLSLYIFEFHGLRSVTKLFSGTSEDWGVGAAHMDDGLHTIRIPFLFEDFPKDSEDAQVTKRMTSLMTDFAKTGLFHKDSTCQGPDFGDQKMCTYLHFSDTNGKCQEDIKNTLKLNAFSIWQKLFQLSMMMIQPVLLLLTLLFVGHELRSAVMALATLDKLTVCPPSVGCVKGINLKGYQSEQFEAYMGIPYALPPIGDLRFSNPKVMPKLLGLYNATTPKMDCIQKNYLLPTPVIYGEEDCLYLNVYRPEVRKSLLPVMVYIHGGGFFGGSAGPGVTGPEYFMDTGEVILVTMAYRLGPFGFLSTQDAAMPGNFGLKDQNLALRWVQRNIRFFGGDPHQVTIFGQSAGGVAAHMHLLSPRSRGLFHRVISMSGTANVPFAIAEEPLEQTRLLAEFAEVPDARSLSTAKLTRALRRVNARQLLDAGDGLKFWDVDHMTNFRPVVEQGGAASSEAFISEHPKDILAEGSRPSIPLLLGTVPGEGAVRVVNIQGNETLRRSFNDRFDELLQELMEFPPEFSQELLNQSTKLLVAEYFRGQHEVNEETVQGFMDLISDRGFKQPLYNTIRQDVCHETHPVYLYSFNYRGPLSYASAYTSANVTGKYGVVHCDDLLYLFRSPLLFPDFERNSTEAKVIHTFVDYFVQFAKTGKPRNAESLTPCTTELLQSRPNGICDYQEFANAPAPFKGFKINVASEFQTDRVRLWSSILNEW; from the exons ATGCCAGGATATCAAATTAAAGAGTTTGAGGCCTTCATGGGCATTCCCTTTGCCCAGCCACCAGTTGGTGCGCTTCGCCTGAAG AATCCTGTGGCAGCTGTCGCCTGGGAGGGAGTACTTGAGGCAGGAACTGCCAGGGACGGCTGTTTGCAAAGGAGCTACTTTTCAGAGGACTGGGATGTAATGGGTGTGGAGGATTGTCTCTACCTGAACGTCTACAGGCCAAAG GAAAGGGATGGAGATCCCCTGCCGGTGATGGTTTACATACACTCGGGTGGGTTCTTTAGCGGCACTGCTCATCCCGTGGCCAGTGGACCTGAGTATCTGATGGACACGGGAAAGGTTATCATGGTAACTATCAGCTATCGCCTTGGTCCTTTCG GTTTTTTGAGCACTGGCGATAACAACATGCCGGGCAACTTCGGACTCAAGGATCAGCGAATGGCCCTGCAGTGGGTGCAGCAGCACATAGAAGCCTTCGGCGGGGATCCCCAGTCGGTAACTATATTTGGACACAGTGCCGGCGGGATATCCGCCCATCTGCACATGTTGAGTCCCAGTTCAAAGGGTCTCTTTCATCGAGCCATGTCCTTGACTGGCACCATGTTCATTCCGGCCATGAGGATCCTCAAGGATCCCTTGGGTCAAGCCAGGCAGCTGGCCCAAGTGGTGGGCATCGATCAAGCGGAGAGTCTCGGCAGTCAGGATCTAGCCCAAGCTCTTCGCGATGCCTGTCCCATGAAGCTGCTCAAGAGCGTGGACAGCTTGAAGATCTGGGACAACCTGCCTCAGATCAGCTGCTTGCCTGTCCTGGAGTCTGAAGGATCTCCAGATGCCTTCTTGATAGAGGATCCGCTAAAGGCTCACCTCGCGGGGCGCATCAACCAGGTGCCCTGGTTGCTGGGAGTCAACTCCAGAGCCGGCGAGGGTTCACTGTTCCTGCTGCGGGCTTTCAAAGACCAGACGCGTCGGGAAGAGTTCAATGAGAAATTCCTGGAGCACATGGCCTTGGTGCTCAATCTGCCAGAGGGAACTCCTGCCGAGATGGTCAATGATATACTAGCGGCATATGACTTTCAGGGCGAGATGAGTTTGAACAACGACACCATGCTCGCTCTGGCGGAGATCTCTGGTGACTTTAACTTCTACTACCCCTTCTACGAGACAATTTCCTCTTATGCGGGCTATGCCAATCTTGGGAAGAATCCCTTGTCTCTGTATATCTTTGAGTTCCACGGCTTGCGTTCGGTGACGAAGCTTTTTAGTGGCACCTCTGAGGATTGGGGTGTGGGAGCAGCTCACATGGATGACGGACTACACACCATACGAATACCCTTTCTCTTCGAGGATTTCCCCAAAGACTCGGAGGATGCTCAGGTAACCAAGAGGATGACTTCGCTAATGACGGACTTTGCTAAAACGGG GTTATTCCATAAGGATTCCACCTGTCAAGGCCCAGATTTTGGGGATCAAAAGATGTGCACCTATTTGCACTTTTCCGACACCAATGGAAAATGCCAGGAAGACATTAAGAATACCCTGAAGCTCAACGCCTTTTCCATTTGGCAGAAGTTATTC CAGCTTTCAATGATGATGATTCAacctgtgctgctgctgctgacgctTCTTTTCGTTGGCCATGAACTCCGCTCCGCTGTCATGGCCCTGGCCACGCTGGACAAGCTCACCGTGTGCCCGCCAAGCGTGGGTTGTGTGAAGGGCATCAACCTGAAGGGTTATCAGTCGGAGCAGTTCGAGGCCTACATGGGCATACCCTACGCCCTGCCGCCCATCGGAGATCTGCGCTTCAGT AACCCCAAGGTTATGCCCAAGCTGCTGGGCCTGTACAATGCCACCACGCCCAAGATGGACTGCATCCAGAAGAACTATTTGCTGCCCACTCCGGTTATCTACGGAGAGGAGGATTGCCTTTACCTGAATGTCTACAGACCAGAG GTCAGAAAATCCTTACTGCCTGTGATGGTTTACATCCATGGCGGCGGTTTCTTTGGCGGTTCGGCAGGTCCTGGAGTCACGGGACCCGAGTACTTCATGGACACGGGCGAGGTGATCCTGGTGACCATGGCCTACAGACTGGGGCCCTTCG GATTTCTGTCCACCCAGGATGCTGCCATGCCGGGTAACTTCGGTTTGAAGGATCAGAACCTAGCACTGCGCTGGGTCCAACGCAACATTCGCTTCTTTGGTGGTGATCCCCATCAGGTCACCATTTTTGGGCAGAGTGCCGGCGGCGTGGCCGCTCACATGCACCTGCTAAGTCCCCGGTCCCGGGGACTCTTCCACCGTGTGATCAGCATGAGCGGCACCGCCAATGTGCCCTTTGCCATCGCTGAGGAACCGCTGGAGCAGACCCGTCTCCTGGCCGAATTCGCTGAGGTGCCGGATGCCCGAAGCCTAAGCACGGCCAAGTTAACCCGAGCCCTGCGCCGCGTCAATGCCCGGCAACTCCTGGACGCCGGCGACGGACTTAAGTTCTGGGATGTGGATCACATGACCAACTTCCGGCCGGTGGTGGAGCAAGGTGGGGCTGCTTCCTCCGAGGCTTTCATCAGCGAACATCCCAAGGATATCTTGGCTGAGGGAAGTCGTCCGTCGATCCCTTTGCTCCTGGGCACCGTCCCAGGCGAGGGCGCAGTGCGCGTAGTGAACATACAGGGTAACGAGACGCTGCGCCGGAGCTTTAACGATCGCTTCGATGAGCTTCTCCAGGAGCTAATGGAGTTTCCGCCGGAGTTTAGCCAGGAGCTGCTTAACCAGAGCACAAAACTCCTCGTGGCGGAGTACTTCCGGGGGCAGCACGAGGTGAACGAGGAAACCGTGCAGGGATTTATGGAT ctCATATCGGACAGGGGTTTCAAGCAGCCTTTATATAATACCATTCGCCAGGATGTCTGCCATGAGACGCATCCTGTCTACCTGTATAGTTTCAACTACCGGGGTCCTCTAAGCTACGCCTCCGCTTACACATCAGCGAATGTTACGGGCAAATACGGTGTTGTCCACTGCGATGATCTCCTGTACCTATTTCGCAGCCCCTTGCTTTTCCCTGATTTTGAACGCAACTCCACGGAAGCCAAGGTCATACACACGTTTGTGGACTATTTCGTACAGTTTGCCAAGACTGG CAAACCACGGAATGCCGAGTCACTGACCCCGTGCACCACCGAGCTGTTGCAGTCACGTCCCAACGGAATTTGCGATTACCAGGAATTCGCCAATGCACCTGCCCCTTTCAAAGGCTTTAAGATAAACGTGGCCAGCGAATTCCAAACGGACAGAGTCAGGCTCTGGTCCAGTATACTCAATGAATGGTAA